AGCCCTGGCGGTTAATCCGGCGAAAACCTGCCAGCCCATCGGGGCCATGTACGCAGGTCTGGGTATCCATGGCTGCTTGCCTCACAGCCATGGGTCCCAGGGATGCTGCGCCTATCACCGGTCCACCTTGACCCGTCATTACCGTGAACCCATCATGGCCGCCACCTCCTCCTTTACGGAAGGGGCGTCGGTATTCGGCGGCCAGGCCAACCTGCTCCAGGCCCTGTTAACCATATTTACCACCTATGACCCGGACATTGTTGCGGTGCATACCACCTGTCTGTCGGAAACCATCGGCGACGATGTGAATCAGATTGTCAAAAAAGCCAAAACAGACGGCACCATCCCCGAAGGCAAGTATGTCATCCATACCCCGACGCCGTCCTATGTCGGCTCCCATGTCACCGGCTTTTCCAACATGGTGAAAGCCATGGCCGTCCAGCTGGCTGAAAAGACCGGCAAATCCAACGGAAAAGTTAACATTGTGCCCGGATTTGTGGAGCCTTCGGACATGGCGGAAATGAAGCGGATCGCCGGGATGCTGGGTATTGAGTCCATCCTCTTTCCGGACACCTCGGGCATTGTGAACGGCCCCTTCACCGGCAAATTCAATATGTACCCCAAGGGCGGCGTTTCCATTGACGAGCTCAAGAGCACCGGCGACAGCATCGGCTCCATCGGGCTGGGCGCCTGGGCCTCGGCCGATGCGGTCAGAGCCCTTGACGCCCAGTGCAAGGTGCCCTGCCAGGTGCAGGATCTGCCCATCGGCCTGTTGGCCACGGACCGGTTTGTGGATGCCCT
The genomic region above belongs to uncultured Desulfobacter sp. and contains:
- the nifK gene encoding nitrogenase molybdenum-iron protein subunit beta encodes the protein MLLRHTPTEIKERKALAVNPAKTCQPIGAMYAGLGIHGCLPHSHGSQGCCAYHRSTLTRHYREPIMAATSSFTEGASVFGGQANLLQALLTIFTTYDPDIVAVHTTCLSETIGDDVNQIVKKAKTDGTIPEGKYVIHTPTPSYVGSHVTGFSNMVKAMAVQLAEKTGKSNGKVNIVPGFVEPSDMAEMKRIAGMLGIESILFPDTSGIVNGPFTGKFNMYPKGGVSIDELKSTGDSIGSIGLGAWASADAVRALDAQCKVPCQVQDLPIGLLATDRFVDALRTVAGVSVPDTVTQERGQLLDVISDMQPHLYGKKVAIAGDPDQLIPMTEFLVTMGMKPVHIVTGTPGKAFTKRIKEVTAKFGDDINVKGPGDLFYLHQLIKNEPVDLLICNTYGKYIARDEDIPFVRHGFPILDRIGHSYFPSVGYKGGLHFLEKILGALMDRTDRDAPEERFELVE